In Hypanus sabinus isolate sHypSab1 unplaced genomic scaffold, sHypSab1.hap1 scaffold_265, whole genome shotgun sequence, the following are encoded in one genomic region:
- the LOC132388110 gene encoding gastrula zinc finger protein XlCGF26.1-like, with product QRVHTEDKPFTCSVCGKGFTQSSTLQVHQRIHTGEKLFTCSDCGKGFTLSSHLQRHQRVHTGERPFTCSVCGKGFTQSSTLQGHQRVHTGEKPFTCSVCGKGFSLSCNLQRHQRVHTEEKPFTCSVCGKGFTLSSTLQRHQRVHTGEKPFTCSVCGKGFTQSSTRQSHQRVHTGEKPFTCSVCGKGFTLSSTLLVHQRVHTGEKPFTCSVCGKRFTDSSTLRRHQQVHTGERPFTCSVCGKGFTESSDLMAHQRVHTGERLYSCSVCEKRFTHSSTLWKHQRVHTGEKPFTCSECGKGFTESSTLLVHQRVHTGERPFTCSVCEKRFTRLSHLQSHQRVHTGERPFSCSECGKRFTELSNLQSHQRVHTGEKPFTCSQCGKRFTELSNLQSHQRVHTGERPFSCSECGKGFTELSTLQRHQQVHTGEKPFTCSVCGKRFTQLSTLQSHQRVHTGEKPFPCSECGKRFSQSSTLQRHQRVHTGEKPFTCSVCGKRFTDSSTLQRHQQIHTGEKPFTCSVCGKGFTQSSTLQNHQRVHTGERPFTCSVCRKRFTHLSSLQRHLQIHTGEKPFSCSVCGKGFTQSSTLQSHQRVHTGEKPFTCLDCGKGFIYLSSLQRHQRVHTEEKPFTCSECGIAFTQSSQLLAHQSVHNGVAVVMNP from the exons cagcgagttcacactgaggataagccattcacctgctcagtctgtgggaaaggattcactcagtcatccaccctacaggtacatcagcgaattcacactggggagaagctgttcacctgctcagactgtggaaagggattcactctgtcatcccacctacagagacaccagcgagttcacactggggagaggccattcacctgctcagtctgtgggaaaggattcactcaatcatccaccctacagggacaccagcgagttcacactggggagaagcctttcacctgctcagtctgtgggaaaggattcagtctgtcatgcaacctacagagacaccagcgagttcacactgaggagaagccattcacctgctcagtctgtgggaaaggattcactctgtcatccaccctacagagacaccagcgagttcacactggggagaagccattcacctgctcagtctgtgggaaaggattcactcagtcatctacccgacagagtcaccagcgagttcacactggggagaagccattcacctgctcagtctgtgggaaaggattcactctgtcatccaccctactggtacatcagcgagttcacactggggagaagccattcacctgctcagtctgtgggaagagattcactgactcttccaccctacggagacatcagcaagttcacactggagagaggccgttcacctgctcagtgtgtgggaaaggattcact gaa tcatctgacctaatggctcaccagcgagttcacacaggggagcggCTGTactcctgctcagtctgtgagaagagattcactcactcttccaccctatggaaacatcagcgagttcacactggggagaagccattcacctgctcagaatgtgggaagggattcactgagtcgtccactctactggtacatcagcgagttcacactggggagaggccattcacctgctcagtctgtgagaagagattcactcggttatcccacctccagagtcatcagcgagttcacactggggagaggccgttctcctgctcagaatgtgggaagagattcactgagttatccaacctacagagtcatcagcgagttcacactggggagaagccattcacctgctcacaatgtgggaagagattcactgagttatccaacctacaaagtcatcagcgagttcacactggggagaggccgttctcctgctctgaatgtgggaaaggattcactgagttatccacactacagagacatcagcaagttcacactggggagaagccattcacctgctcagtatgtggtaagagattcactcagttatccaccctgcagagtcaccagcgagttcacactggggagaaaccgttcccgtgctcagagtgtgggaagagattcagtcagtcatccaccctacagagacaccagcgagttcacactggggagaagccattcacctgctcagtctgtgggaagagattcactgattcatccaccctacagagacaccagcaaattcacactggggagaagccgttcacctgctcagtctgtgggaagggattcactcagtcatccaccctacagaatcaccagcgagttcacactggggagaggccattcacctgctcagtctgtaggaagagattcactcatttatccagcctacagagacatctgcaaattcacactggggagaagccgttcagctgctcagtctgtgggaaaggattcactcagtcatccaccctacagagtcaccagcgagttcacactggggagaagccgttcacctgcttagactgtgggaagggattcatttatttatccagcctacagagacatcagcgtgttcacactgaggagaagccgttcacctgctcagaatgtgggatagcattcactcagtcatcccaactactggcacaccagtcagttcacaatggagTGGCCGTTGtaatgaatccctag